Sequence from the Marinobacter antarcticus genome:
GAAGCAGAAGTGTCGCTGCCCGGTGGCTGTGCCATTGGTAGCCGCCCGGTAAACCTGCATATTCAGGGCCTCGAGCAGATGGGCGCGGATATCAAGGTGGAAAACGGCTATATCCGGGCAAAAACCAACGGCCGCTTGAAAGGCGCACACATCTTCATGGATACGGTGACGGTAACCGGCACTGAGAACCTGTTGATGGCCGCGACGCTGGCTGATGGCAAAACCATCCTCGAAAACGCCGCTCGCGAGCCGGAAATCGTGGATCTGGCCGAATGCCTGATTGCCATGGGTGCGAAGATCACCGGGCATGGTTCCTCGACCATTGAAATTGAAGGCGTTGAGCGCCTGCACGGATGCCACTACAACGTGTTGCCAGACCGCATTGAAACCGGAACTTATCTGGTGGCAGCGGCAGCGACCGGTGGCCGCGTTAAGCTAAAAGATACCCGCGCGGATCTTCTGGACGCGGTGCTGCTCAAGCTGGAAGAAGCCGGCGCCCATATTACCTCCGGCCCTAACTGGATCGAGCTGGATATGAAAGGCCAGCGCCCGAAGGCGGTTAATATTCGAACAGCGCCTTACCCGGCTTTCCCGACGGATATGCAGGCCCAGTTCGCCGCCATGAACGCCGTGGCAGAGGGCACGGGCACAATAATCGAGACTGTATTCGAGAATCGTTTCATGCACCTGCAGGAACTGACCCGCATGGGCGCCGATATAACCCTGGAAGGCAACGCGGCGATTATTAAAGGCGTTGACCATCTGACCGGTGCGCCGGTAATGGCCACTGACCTGCGGGCGTCCGCGAGCCTGGTAATCGCAGGCCTGATGGCCGACGGTGAGACCATTATCGATCGTATCTACCATATCGATCGTGGCTACGAGTGCATTGAAGAGAAACTGCAGTTGCTTGGCGCGAGTATCCGCCGCCTGCCAGCGTGACAGACACAATCGGGAAACCGGAAGGACGCATGACAGATTCCATTACCATCGCTTTGTCAAAGGGGCGAATCCTGGAAGAAACCCTGCCACTGCTGGCAGAAGCCGGGATTGAGCTGGTCGACGACATCAAGAAATCCCGTAAACTGGTGTTTCCCACCACGGATCCCAATGTGCGGGTGCTTATAATTCGCGCGACTGACGTGCCGACCTACGTGCAGTACGGCGGTGCCGATTTGGGTGTCACTGGAAAGGATGTGCTGATGGAGCATGGCGGGGAGGGACTGTACGAGCCTCTGGATCTGAATATCTCCTGCTGCCGCCTTATGACCGCTGGTCCCAAGGGCGAAACCCCTCCGGCCGGGCGCATCCGTGTAGCAACCAAGTTCGTTAACCTGGCTCGCCGGTATTACGCGGCGCAGGGGCGCCAGGCAGATATCATCAAACTCTACGGTGCGATGGAACTGGCGCCGATTCTCGGGTTGGCGGATGAGATCGTCGATATCGTGGATACCGGCAATACTCTGAAGGCCAATGGTCTTGAAGCGCGGGAGTTGATTGATCATATCAGTAGTCGGCTGGTGGTTAACCGCGCGTCGATGAAGATGAAACACGAGCGGATTAACCCCATCATTGAGAAGATGGCGGCTGCCGTCGAAAAACGCAGATAAAGTTCGTAATCCAAAGCAGGATTTGAGAAATGACCGTTAGCATCAGACGATTGAACGCTTCCCAAAGTGACTTTGACAGTGCACTGGCCAGGTTGCTGGCTTGGGATGACAGTGTTGATCATCAGGTGAACGAGACGGTGCGTCATATCCTGCATGAAGTGAAAACCCGCGGTGACCAGGCGGTTCTCGAGTTCACGGAAAAGTTTGACCGGCTCAAAGTCGGCAGCGTTGCGGAACTGGAAATGAGCCAGAGTCGGTTGCAGCAGGCCTTGAAAGCAGTTCCTGAAGGTCAGCGCGTAGCGCTGGAGCAGGCTGCGGATCGTGTGCGTGATTATCACGAACGGCAGAACCAGAAATCCTGGCAGTACCAGGACGAAGATGGCACCTTGCTGGGCCAGAAAGTGACACCGTTAGATCGCGCCGGCCTTTATGTGCCAGGTGGCAAAGCCGCTTATCCGTCCTCTGTTCTGATGAACGCTATCCCCGCGAAAGTCGCCGGAGTGGGCGAAGTCATTATGGTGGTTCCCACCCCGGATGGTGTGGTTAACGACCTGGTGCTGGCAGCGGCCGCCATCGCGGGTGTAGATCGAGTATTCACCGTAGGTGGCGCCCAGGCTGTTGGTGCTCTGGCCTACGGCACAGAAACCATCCCGGCCGTGGATAAAATCGTTGGCCCCGGCAACATCTTCGTTGCCACCGCCAAGCGAGAAGTCTTCGGCACCGTCGGCATCGACATGATCGCTGGGCCATCCGAAATTCTCGTAATCTGCGACGGCAAAACCGACCCAGACTGGATCGCCATGGATCTGTTCTCCCAGGCAGAGCATGACGAACAGGCCCAGTCCATCCTCGTCAGCCCCGACGCAGACTTTCTTGATGCCGTTGAAGCCAGCATCAACAAACTGTTGCCCACCATGGAGCGCGCCGACATCATCCGCACCTCCATGACCGACCGCGCAGCCCTGATTCACGTTGCCGACCTCAGCGAAGCTGCGAGGGTTTCCAACCGCATCGCGCCGGAACACCTGGAGTTGTCTGTAGAAGACCCGGAAACCCTGCTGGAAGAAATCCGCCACGCAGGCGCTATCTTCATGGGCCGCTACACCGCCGAGGCTCTGGGAGACTACTGTGCTGGCCCGAACCATGTTCTGCCCACCAGCGGAACAGCCCGGTTCTCATCCCCGTTGGGCGTCTACGACTTCCAGAAGCGCTCATCCATCATCGGCTTCAGCGCCCAGGGTGCTGATCGGATGGGGCGCGTCGCGTCGGTTCTGGCAAGAGGGGAAGGCCTGACGGCCCACGCCCGGTCTGCTGAATACAGGATTAAAAACGATGAGTAAATTCTGGAGTCCTTTGGTCAACAGCCTCGTTCCCTACGTGCCAGGCGAGCAGCCAAAGATGGCCAATCTGGTAAAGCTGAACACCAATGAAAACCCATTCGGCCCGTCGCCAAAAGTTATCGAAGCCATACAAGCCGAACTCAACGACAGCCTTCGCCTCTACCCGGATCCGGAAGGCGAAAGCCTGCGCCAGACCATTGCCGGTTATCACAGCGTAATGCCCGAACAAGTGTTCCTGGGCAATGGCTCCGATGAAGTTCTGGCGCACATATTTTATGCCCTGTTCCAGCACGGCCAGCCGATCCTGTTCCCGGACGTAACCTACAGTTTTTATCCGGTGTACTGTGGCCTCTACAACATAGAAGGCAAAAAGGTACCCCTGACCGATAGCTTCGAAATAAACCCCGAAGACTACAAGCAACCCAACGGCGGGATCATCTTTCCCAATCCTAATGCGCCCACCGGCCGTTACCTTGGGCTTGAGCATGTCGAGGCAATCCTTAAGGCCAACCCCGAGCGTGTTGTTGTAGTCGATGAGGCTTACGTCGATTTTGGCGGCGAATCTGCTATCAAGCTTGTTGATCAGTATTCCAACCTGCTGGTCAGCCAGACACTGTCCAAGGCCCGGTCATTGGCAGGCCTTCGCGTTGGTTTTGCCATCGGCCATCCGGAGCTCATCGAGGCGCTGAACCGCGTCAAAAACAGCTTCAACAGCTACCCGCTGGACAGGCTGGCTTTGGCCGGTGCCAAAGCCGCTTACGAAGACGAAGCCTGGTTCCAGAAGTCCTGCAAAGGCGTGATTTCTGAAAGGGAACGCGTGACTAAGGCCCTGGAAGGTCTGAACTTTGAAGTCCTACCTTCGAAAGCGAACTTTATTTTTACCCGTCACAGAGAGAAAACTGGCGAAAGCCTGTCGAAGGCTCTGAGAGAGCAAGGCATTATTGTCCGTCACTTCAGCAAGCCCCGGATCAGTGATTTCTTGAGGATTACCATTGGCACTCCCGAGCAGAATGACGCTTTGATTACTGGCCTTAAATTTCTGTAAACGACTGAAGTCCGATCGAGGCTGGCAGGCAGAGAGGGCGTTCCGGGAATGTCGGAGGCCATGGATGGCCGGAGTCAAGCGCACACGGATGTGCTTGTAGCGGTTCCCGGAACACCCATCCCTGCCGGCCGGTAACTCCAGTGTTTAAGTTAAAAGAGGATAAAACATGGCAACCCGTGACACTATTCTCGCGAAACTGAACGAGTGGCTGCAGCCTGAAAACTTTCAGGATTACTGCCCAAATGGTCTGCAGGTTCAGGGTAAAGGTGACGTGAACACCATCGTCACCGGTGTAACCGCTTCCCGGGCATTAATTGAAGCCGCTATCGCAGCAAACGCCGATATGGTTATCGTTCACCATGGCTACTTCTGGAAAGGCGAAGACCAGCGCATCCAGGGCATGAAACGTGAACGTCTCAAACGGCTGTTAGACAACGATCTCAACCTCGTCGCCTACCATCTGCCGCTGGATGATCACCGGGAATACGGCAACAATCGCCAACTGGCGGATATCTTGGATATCCAGAACCCGCGCCCATTGAGCGGCCTGGTCTGGGAAGGTGAACTTCAGGAAGCGATGAGTCCTGAAAAGTTTGGACTGCACATTGCTAGAGCACTCCACCGCGAACCGTTAAGAGTGGGTGAGGGCAATGCGGAAATCAAACGGATAGGGTGGTGCACAGGAGCAGCGCAAGGTTTTATAAATACAGCGCTAGATGCTGGCCTCGACGCTTATATCAGTGGTGAGATTTCTGAACCGACAACTCACACAGCCAGAGAGTGCGGCATCCACTATTACGCCGCAGGCCACCACGCCACAGAGCGATACGGTGTAAAAGCTCTGGGCGCAGCTTTAGAAAAAGAGTTTGGGCTCAGTCACCGGTTCATCGATTGCGATAACCCGGTTTGATCAGGCCTCGGCGGCTTTGTCGCCTTTCTTGAGTCCAAAGTCCTCAGAAAGCGTCCCGGAAGTCTTAGGTGCGTAATCCCGGGGTGGCTCAGCACCATCCTCGCTGACCTCTTCAAGGCGCTTGCGGGAAGTCTGCTCCGCAAGCTCTGCCATCCACTCCTCATCGTTACACAGACGGTTCGCTCCGCGAGCCATATGCTGGTTCACATCACGGTAAGCATCATTAAACCGGCGCAGCAAATGTGCCGACTCCATAAAATGCTCATTCACCTGGGCCTGGTAACGGGTGTACTCGTTGCGCAGTTCCTCTGCCTGTTGTTCCGCACGGCGCTGTCGGAGTGTAGACCCGTGCCTCGAGCGGCCAACAAGTGCTCCGATGACAATGCCAACAATCAATGCGGCAATCGCTGCCAGAATCAGGTTTGTCATATGCTGTGTCGTCCTGTTGCCTAAAAAATGAACCAAGCTGTGTAAGCCAGTATAACGCCCGCAGCCTCTTCAGCCCATGCTTACGTGCTGCGCCAATCGTCGTATTGCCCCGCAGCCCTTCAACATGGCGAAAAAACCGTAAATACGCGATAATACGTCGCCTCAAAATCAACGATCAGACCCCGGGATTTCCTGATGACAGCTTCTATGCCTTCTGAAACCACTGCGAATCAGCCCCCCTGGCAGCGCTATCAAACGGATCTTGAGCGCCCGGACTTTCATAAGGATCCCGCTCAGGCTGATGCTGTTCAGCGCCTTCAGACACTTTACGACAAACTGGTGGAAGCGGAAAGCGAACGCGGAAAAGCAATGGCCAAATTGCGGCGCAAGTTAAGAAAAGGCCGGGAAGAGCCGGTCAAAGGCCTGTATTTCTGGGGTGGTGTTGGCCGTGGCAAAACCTATCTGATGGATAACTTTTTTGAGTCGCTGCCGTTCAAACGCAAAATGCGCGTGCACTTTCATCGCTTCATGCAGCGGGTTCATCAGGAGCTGAAACACTTTAAGGGTGAAAAAAACCCGCTAAAACTGGTGGCCAAAAAGTTCGCCGATGAAACCCGGGTGATCTGCTTTGACGAGTTCTTTGTGTCGGATATCGGCGATGCCATGATCCTCGCAACTCTTATGGATGAGCTGTTCAATCGTGGCGTTACTCTGGTGTGTACCTCTAATATCGTCCCCGATGGCCTCTACAAGGACGGCTTGCAGCGGGCGCGTTTCCTGCCGGCCATTACGCTGGTAAAAAAATACACCGATGTGGTGAACGTAGATGGCGGAGTCGATTATCGCTTGCGGACTCTGAAACAGGCCGAACTCTTCTATTCGCCGCTGGGTGAAGAGGCCGATGCCTCCCTGCGCAGTAGCTTCGACGCACTGGCAGTCGAAGCCGGTAAGCACAGCAAATCCATGGAAATTAACGGTCGCAAGATCCCCGCGCAGGCTCACGCCGATGACGTGGTCTGGTTTGATTTCAAAGATGCGTGTGACGGCCCCCGCAGCCAGAACGACTACATCGAGATGGCACGCCAGTTTCACGCGATTATTATCAGTAATG
This genomic interval carries:
- the hisD gene encoding histidinol dehydrogenase produces the protein MTVSIRRLNASQSDFDSALARLLAWDDSVDHQVNETVRHILHEVKTRGDQAVLEFTEKFDRLKVGSVAELEMSQSRLQQALKAVPEGQRVALEQAADRVRDYHERQNQKSWQYQDEDGTLLGQKVTPLDRAGLYVPGGKAAYPSSVLMNAIPAKVAGVGEVIMVVPTPDGVVNDLVLAAAAIAGVDRVFTVGGAQAVGALAYGTETIPAVDKIVGPGNIFVATAKREVFGTVGIDMIAGPSEILVICDGKTDPDWIAMDLFSQAEHDEQAQSILVSPDADFLDAVEASINKLLPTMERADIIRTSMTDRAALIHVADLSEAARVSNRIAPEHLELSVEDPETLLEEIRHAGAIFMGRYTAEALGDYCAGPNHVLPTSGTARFSSPLGVYDFQKRSSIIGFSAQGADRMGRVASVLARGEGLTAHARSAEYRIKNDE
- the hisC gene encoding histidinol-phosphate transaminase, which gives rise to MSKFWSPLVNSLVPYVPGEQPKMANLVKLNTNENPFGPSPKVIEAIQAELNDSLRLYPDPEGESLRQTIAGYHSVMPEQVFLGNGSDEVLAHIFYALFQHGQPILFPDVTYSFYPVYCGLYNIEGKKVPLTDSFEINPEDYKQPNGGIIFPNPNAPTGRYLGLEHVEAILKANPERVVVVDEAYVDFGGESAIKLVDQYSNLLVSQTLSKARSLAGLRVGFAIGHPELIEALNRVKNSFNSYPLDRLALAGAKAAYEDEAWFQKSCKGVISERERVTKALEGLNFEVLPSKANFIFTRHREKTGESLSKALREQGIIVRHFSKPRISDFLRITIGTPEQNDALITGLKFL
- the zapE gene encoding cell division protein ZapE: MTASMPSETTANQPPWQRYQTDLERPDFHKDPAQADAVQRLQTLYDKLVEAESERGKAMAKLRRKLRKGREEPVKGLYFWGGVGRGKTYLMDNFFESLPFKRKMRVHFHRFMQRVHQELKHFKGEKNPLKLVAKKFADETRVICFDEFFVSDIGDAMILATLMDELFNRGVTLVCTSNIVPDGLYKDGLQRARFLPAITLVKKYTDVVNVDGGVDYRLRTLKQAELFYSPLGEEADASLRSSFDALAVEAGKHSKSMEINGRKIPAQAHADDVVWFDFKDACDGPRSQNDYIEMARQFHAIIISNVPVLGGDKDDQSRRFVNMVDEFYDRNVKVIISAAVPITELYSGGRLSFEFERTESRLLEMQSQEYLEAPHKP
- the murA gene encoding UDP-N-acetylglucosamine 1-carboxyvinyltransferase, whose amino-acid sequence is MDKLLIRGGKPLDGEIRISGAKNAALPILAATLLADEPVTVGNLPHLHDVTTMIELLGRMGVELMIDEKMSVEIHANTIKHFHAPYELVKTMRASILVLGPLVAHFGEAEVSLPGGCAIGSRPVNLHIQGLEQMGADIKVENGYIRAKTNGRLKGAHIFMDTVTVTGTENLLMAATLADGKTILENAAREPEIVDLAECLIAMGAKITGHGSSTIEIEGVERLHGCHYNVLPDRIETGTYLVAAAATGGRVKLKDTRADLLDAVLLKLEEAGAHITSGPNWIELDMKGQRPKAVNIRTAPYPAFPTDMQAQFAAMNAVAEGTGTIIETVFENRFMHLQELTRMGADITLEGNAAIIKGVDHLTGAPVMATDLRASASLVIAGLMADGETIIDRIYHIDRGYECIEEKLQLLGASIRRLPA
- a CDS encoding Nif3-like dinuclear metal center hexameric protein, translating into MATRDTILAKLNEWLQPENFQDYCPNGLQVQGKGDVNTIVTGVTASRALIEAAIAANADMVIVHHGYFWKGEDQRIQGMKRERLKRLLDNDLNLVAYHLPLDDHREYGNNRQLADILDIQNPRPLSGLVWEGELQEAMSPEKFGLHIARALHREPLRVGEGNAEIKRIGWCTGAAQGFINTALDAGLDAYISGEISEPTTHTARECGIHYYAAGHHATERYGVKALGAALEKEFGLSHRFIDCDNPV
- the hisG gene encoding ATP phosphoribosyltransferase → MTDSITIALSKGRILEETLPLLAEAGIELVDDIKKSRKLVFPTTDPNVRVLIIRATDVPTYVQYGGADLGVTGKDVLMEHGGEGLYEPLDLNISCCRLMTAGPKGETPPAGRIRVATKFVNLARRYYAAQGRQADIIKLYGAMELAPILGLADEIVDIVDTGNTLKANGLEARELIDHISSRLVVNRASMKMKHERINPIIEKMAAAVEKRR
- a CDS encoding YhcB family protein, with product MTNLILAAIAALIVGIVIGALVGRSRHGSTLRQRRAEQQAEELRNEYTRYQAQVNEHFMESAHLLRRFNDAYRDVNQHMARGANRLCNDEEWMAELAEQTSRKRLEEVSEDGAEPPRDYAPKTSGTLSEDFGLKKGDKAAEA